A part of Melittangium boletus DSM 14713 genomic DNA contains:
- a CDS encoding NADH-quinone oxidoreductase subunit N translates to MNLPNLTSADFLPLLPAIILVLGACALLISEVFLSVGSSRGYQAVLATLTSVIAGAVSLRLLFEPAREVFLGFGALDPFSSFLTFIVCVALALATLTSANFLRRRGAERGEFYALMLFAGAGMSLLGVSNELITVFINIEVLSISTYALTCFLRRGTRPSEAGFKYFILGAFSSAVLLYGSALLYGAAGTTLLSNMAEPLRAAMGTHAPLIYAGAVLVAAGFAFKVAAVPFHMWTPDVYEGAPTPVTALMSAGVKAAAFVALVRVFVTVGSGISAKLPFALFSTLALLTMIGGNLLALPQRNVKRMLAYSSIAHAGYLLLGVAALFTVHPGQEFKLLGPTALVGASVQAVARTEALRGILFYLLAYTVTTMGAFGIVSLVERREDEEKGTAWDRERLSGLAQRRPGWAFAMAAFMLSLAGIPPTVGFMGKLMLFRAAVDSGLVGLTIVAVLSSAAGAYYYLRVVIYMYMRPVPEGAHPLERAWMTELVLVISTVAVVLLGIIPGPVGEWIVQAGTLLGR, encoded by the coding sequence ATGAATCTGCCCAATCTCACCTCGGCGGACTTCCTCCCCCTCCTGCCCGCCATCATCCTGGTGCTGGGCGCGTGCGCCCTGCTGATCTCGGAGGTGTTCCTCTCCGTCGGCTCGTCGCGCGGCTACCAGGCGGTCCTGGCGACCCTGACGTCCGTCATCGCCGGCGCCGTGTCGCTGCGGCTGCTGTTCGAGCCCGCTCGCGAGGTGTTCCTCGGCTTCGGCGCGTTGGACCCCTTCTCCAGCTTCCTCACCTTCATCGTCTGCGTGGCGCTGGCGCTGGCCACCCTCACCTCGGCCAACTTCCTGCGCCGCCGGGGCGCCGAGCGCGGTGAGTTCTACGCGCTGATGCTCTTCGCGGGCGCGGGCATGAGCCTGCTGGGCGTGTCCAACGAGCTCATCACCGTCTTCATCAACATCGAGGTGCTGTCCATCTCGACGTACGCGCTCACGTGCTTCCTGCGGCGTGGCACGCGTCCGAGCGAGGCGGGTTTCAAGTACTTCATCCTCGGCGCCTTCTCCTCGGCGGTGTTGCTCTACGGCTCGGCGCTGCTCTATGGCGCCGCGGGCACGACGCTGCTGTCGAACATGGCGGAGCCGCTGCGCGCCGCCATGGGCACCCATGCGCCGCTCATCTACGCGGGCGCGGTGCTGGTGGCCGCGGGCTTCGCCTTCAAGGTGGCCGCGGTGCCCTTCCACATGTGGACGCCCGATGTCTACGAGGGCGCGCCCACGCCCGTCACCGCCCTCATGAGCGCTGGCGTGAAGGCCGCCGCCTTCGTGGCGCTCGTGCGCGTGTTCGTCACCGTGGGCAGTGGCATCAGCGCGAAGCTGCCCTTCGCCCTGTTCTCCACCCTGGCGCTGCTCACCATGATCGGCGGCAACCTGCTCGCCCTCCCGCAGCGCAACGTGAAGCGCATGCTGGCCTACTCCTCCATCGCCCACGCCGGCTACCTGCTGCTGGGCGTGGCCGCGCTCTTCACCGTGCATCCGGGACAGGAGTTCAAGCTGCTCGGGCCCACGGCGCTCGTGGGCGCCAGCGTCCAGGCCGTGGCACGCACCGAGGCCCTGCGAGGCATCCTCTTCTACCTGCTCGCCTACACCGTCACCACCATGGGCGCCTTCGGCATCGTGTCCCTGGTGGAGCGGCGCGAGGACGAGGAGAAGGGCACCGCGTGGGATCGCGAGCGGTTGAGCGGACTCGCGCAGCGCCGCCCGGGTTGGGCCTTCGCCATGGCCGCCTTCATGCTGTCGCTGGCGGGCATTCCTCCCACCGTGGGCTTCATGGGCAAGCTGATGCTCTTCCGCGCCGCGGTGGACTCGGGCCTCGTCGGGCTCACCATCGTGGCGGTGCTCTCCAGCGCGGCCGGCGCCTACTACTACCTGCGCGTGGTCATCTACATGTACATGCGCCCGGTGCCCGAAGGCGCTCACCCGCTCGAGCGCGCGTGGATGACGGAGCTGGTGCTCGTCATCTCCACCGTGGCCGTGGTGCTGCTGGGCATCATCCCCGGACCCGTCGGCGAGTGGATCGTCCAGGCCGGTACGCTGCTCGGCCGCTGA
- a CDS encoding GNAT family N-acetyltransferase — MRLFTELGIEDPPPRLEVWEAGLMKRSFFVDGPGRPMAYATIDVLGQMGYVVNLVVEREQRRRGMGRAVMEGLASWFQEQGCREWMLYVRPDNVPALALYQSLGMTAGRLETTWRVTRRQVETLPRASGRLEVSSLAEADISALTRTFGLIPGKLNRFAEHPETHWLRRLVDPEHPEDVRGGWMWVRPREGVVRSLFAATPAHARVLLEAGFRELDDVDELRVVTGDAVLEARLGGAGARVIMRTQEMRGPLPPETKTPGREGPGGDATGGV, encoded by the coding sequence GTGCGCCTCTTCACTGAACTCGGCATCGAGGATCCACCGCCCCGCTTGGAAGTGTGGGAGGCGGGCTTGATGAAGCGCTCCTTCTTCGTGGATGGGCCCGGGCGGCCCATGGCCTACGCCACGATCGATGTGCTCGGTCAGATGGGTTACGTGGTGAACCTGGTGGTGGAGCGGGAGCAGCGGCGGCGGGGCATGGGGCGAGCGGTGATGGAAGGTCTCGCCTCGTGGTTCCAGGAGCAGGGCTGTCGTGAGTGGATGTTGTACGTGCGGCCGGACAATGTGCCCGCGCTCGCGCTGTACCAGTCACTCGGCATGACGGCGGGACGGCTGGAGACTACCTGGCGCGTGACTCGGCGGCAGGTGGAGACGCTTCCCCGGGCTTCCGGGCGGCTCGAGGTGAGTTCCCTGGCCGAAGCGGACATCTCCGCCTTGACCCGGACCTTTGGACTGATTCCGGGCAAACTGAATCGATTCGCGGAGCATCCGGAGACGCACTGGCTCCGCCGGTTGGTGGACCCCGAGCACCCCGAGGATGTTCGCGGCGGGTGGATGTGGGTACGACCGCGAGAGGGCGTGGTGCGCTCTCTCTTCGCGGCGACGCCCGCGCATGCACGGGTGTTGCTGGAGGCGGGCTTTCGCGAACTGGATGACGTGGACGAACTGCGTGTGGTGACGGGAGACGCGGTGCTCGAAGCCCGGCTCGGCGGGGCGGGAGCGCGAGTCATCATGCGCACCCAGGAGATGCGTGGGCCGCTGCCTCCGGAAACGAAAACGCCCGGGCGCGAGGGCCCGGGCGGGGATGCTACCGGAGGCGTGTAG
- a CDS encoding phosphoribosyltransferase — MATKRAQPKGTKGKPSSHQVEKLVSIPSDLVLAPQVEAPRQPTGRDQSRSKKRIQELTWMDFDRAVQTLARSIRQSYAPQAVVGVAHGGVFVGGALSSALGVEFFPVRISRRSRDKSSSNPKLTGDMPKELKGKRVLIVDDVAASGDTLELATALALKVGAREVKNTTLICRPDGFSPDFHALSTEALVVFPWDYEEVVEDGRFDVDPDKAGA, encoded by the coding sequence GTGGCCACCAAACGGGCGCAGCCCAAGGGCACGAAGGGTAAGCCCTCATCCCATCAGGTGGAGAAGCTCGTCTCCATTCCGTCGGACCTGGTGCTCGCGCCCCAGGTCGAAGCGCCGCGTCAGCCCACCGGGCGGGATCAGTCGCGCTCGAAGAAGCGCATCCAGGAGCTGACCTGGATGGATTTCGATCGGGCGGTCCAGACGCTCGCGCGCTCCATCCGTCAGTCCTATGCGCCCCAGGCGGTGGTGGGAGTGGCGCATGGCGGCGTGTTCGTGGGCGGCGCGTTGTCCAGCGCGCTCGGCGTCGAGTTCTTCCCGGTGCGCATCAGCCGCCGCAGCCGCGACAAGTCCTCGAGCAATCCGAAGCTGACCGGGGACATGCCCAAGGAGCTCAAGGGCAAGCGCGTGCTCATCGTGGATGACGTGGCCGCCAGCGGCGACACGTTGGAGCTGGCCACGGCGCTCGCGCTCAAGGTGGGCGCGCGCGAGGTGAAGAACACCACCCTCATCTGCCGGCCCGATGGTTTCTCTCCGGACTTCCACGCGCTGTCCACCGAGGCCCTCGTCGTCTTCCCGTGGGACTACGAGGAGGTGGTCGAGGATGGGCGCTTCGATGTGGACCCGGACAAGGCGGGGGCGTGA
- the selB gene encoding selenocysteine-specific translation elongation factor, whose product MIIGTAGHIDHGKTSLVKALTGIDTDRLPEEKRRGITLELGFAHLTLGDGSVAGVVDVPGHERFVKAMAAGAGGVDLAVLVVAADEGVMPQTREHLDICRLLGVRTGVVALTKADLLEGLGAEWRALVEADVATLVAGTFLEGRPVVPVSVRTGEGLDALRAELVQAAREVPQRFAEGPAFLPVDRAFSLKGFGSVVTGTLLSGELALEDAVSVLPGLPGPWRVRGLQVHGAPVPRAVAGQRTAVNLAGVETEALSRGGVLVKAGEVPETSMLDVEVSLLAAAPEALPRRRKLFLHLGTARVEATVALLDLERLEPGETGLAQLRLSVPVAALPGQRFILRGSRALPGRGATLAGGRVLSITPPRRRRGGARVVAPLVEAEPGIQVAWLLRQAGYRGLTWRELFARSALAPRVLSRVLEPLGARGEVLLMDRERRLYLSGEVFAGLRERALALLAAFHEREPLREGLSREELRQRLSGELEPRVFTRLVQSLVEGGQVEGEKETVRLKGRGRTLSLDEDAARTRLVADLSAAGLAPPTLTELAERLRLPAPRVRELLRVAMAEGRVVGVSEELFFDASALAGLKERLIAYLREKKEISTQGFKELVGQSRKFVIPLSEHFDREKVTLRVGEKRVLRRA is encoded by the coding sequence ATGATCATCGGCACCGCGGGGCACATCGATCACGGCAAGACGTCGCTGGTCAAGGCGCTCACCGGCATCGACACGGACCGGCTGCCGGAGGAGAAGCGCCGAGGCATCACCCTGGAGCTGGGCTTCGCGCACCTGACGCTCGGGGACGGCTCGGTGGCGGGGGTGGTGGACGTGCCCGGGCACGAGCGCTTCGTCAAGGCGATGGCGGCGGGGGCCGGGGGCGTGGACCTGGCGGTGCTGGTGGTGGCGGCGGACGAGGGGGTGATGCCCCAGACGCGCGAGCACCTGGACATCTGCCGGCTGCTGGGCGTGAGGACGGGGGTCGTCGCCCTCACCAAGGCGGATCTGCTCGAGGGGTTGGGCGCCGAGTGGCGCGCGCTGGTGGAGGCGGACGTGGCCACGCTCGTGGCGGGGACCTTCCTGGAGGGACGCCCGGTGGTGCCCGTCTCCGTTCGCACGGGCGAGGGCCTGGACGCCCTGCGCGCCGAGCTCGTCCAGGCCGCCCGGGAGGTGCCCCAACGCTTCGCCGAGGGTCCCGCCTTCCTTCCGGTGGATCGCGCCTTCAGCCTCAAGGGGTTTGGCTCGGTGGTGACGGGCACGCTCCTGTCGGGCGAGCTCGCGCTGGAGGATGCCGTGTCGGTGTTGCCGGGGCTCCCCGGTCCCTGGCGCGTGCGGGGATTGCAGGTGCACGGCGCGCCGGTGCCCCGGGCGGTGGCGGGACAGCGCACGGCGGTGAATCTCGCGGGAGTGGAGACCGAGGCCCTGTCGCGGGGGGGCGTGCTGGTGAAGGCGGGCGAGGTGCCCGAGACGTCCATGCTGGACGTGGAGGTGAGCCTGCTGGCCGCGGCGCCGGAGGCCCTGCCGCGGCGCCGCAAGCTGTTCCTGCACCTGGGCACCGCGCGGGTGGAGGCCACGGTGGCGCTGTTGGATCTGGAGCGTCTGGAGCCGGGCGAGACGGGGCTCGCGCAGTTGCGGCTGAGCGTGCCGGTGGCGGCCCTGCCGGGTCAGCGCTTCATCCTCCGGGGCTCGCGCGCGTTGCCGGGCCGGGGGGCGACGCTGGCGGGCGGGCGGGTGCTCTCCATCACCCCTCCTCGCCGTCGAAGAGGGGGCGCGCGGGTGGTGGCACCCCTCGTGGAGGCGGAGCCAGGCATCCAGGTGGCGTGGCTCTTGCGGCAGGCGGGTTACCGCGGACTCACCTGGCGGGAACTCTTCGCCCGTTCCGCGCTGGCACCCAGGGTATTATCGCGGGTGCTGGAGCCGCTGGGGGCCCGGGGGGAGGTATTGCTGATGGATCGAGAGCGACGCCTCTACCTGTCGGGCGAGGTCTTCGCGGGGCTGCGGGAGCGGGCCCTGGCGCTGCTGGCGGCCTTCCACGAGCGCGAGCCGCTGCGCGAGGGCCTGTCGCGTGAGGAGCTGCGTCAGCGCCTGTCCGGCGAGCTGGAGCCCCGTGTCTTCACCCGGCTGGTCCAGTCCCTGGTGGAGGGGGGACAGGTGGAGGGCGAGAAGGAGACGGTGCGCCTCAAGGGGCGGGGGCGGACGTTGTCGCTGGACGAGGACGCGGCGCGCACGCGTCTGGTGGCGGATTTGAGCGCGGCGGGACTCGCGCCGCCCACGCTCACGGAGCTGGCCGAGCGCTTGAGGCTCCCCGCCCCGCGAGTCCGGGAGTTGCTCCGGGTGGCGATGGCGGAGGGCCGGGTGGTGGGGGTGAGCGAGGAGCTCTTCTTCGACGCGAGCGCCCTGGCCGGGCTCAAGGAGCGGTTGATTGCCTACCTCCGCGAGAAGAAGGAGATTTCCACCCAGGGCTTCAAGGAATTGGTGGGGCAGAGCCGGAAGTTCGTCATTCCCCTATCGGAGCACTTCGACCGCGAGAAGGTGACGCTTCGGGTCGGAGAGAAGCGGGTGCTGCGGCGCGCATGA
- a CDS encoding ATP-binding protein: MTKNRYSEAALRRLIESLTNPIAVVQEGRIRLANEAYVEMLGVGREEVEGRSFFDFLYPEDRARLLARYQQREQGMLKENAPRRYMLPPRPGVGPRELAVHVQEVELEDSGWAMLCNHLILGERPGELQVAERLVETSAELVAARSEDAVRRLVVEGLARANLTAHFLAHEGERFSEPGGVLSEEDGALGRRALAEGWPLFGPDQKPFTSVYLPIGTPPAEVLRASGGELTPAYGPVLALFAKVVGAALADARMLADVERGRWEMSVVAETARFIALPEPPSLDEFLSRLASLLGAEAAVLHVPVSSERDEWRLVARVGLDAALEKAFAVLEGPLPSEAPPRSVEPLGEEEARVWREASGARLGQGASVHLSQGGLRQGLLRVLRGPERPLGPDDLRLLGTLAELLMMLMDQHRLRVESARQLSDSRLLLDMARTTAATLEVASILDVASDFLVRLLDVSDCFIFLYDEQTNVLRGATASTTQRNAFRGASVSVADSPTLAARVARERQFIVLSDVSKHEDVARSELALRFRPKSMLGLPLTSREELIGVVVVADARRQRVFPPSLLELAEATCGQIALAIANARLYESLWASYAELAAARAEMVKRERLAALGELSAIVAHEVRNPLGVIFNAVASLRRLLNPNGDAAMLLDILAEESDRLNRMVSDLLDYTRPREPIRQPEDVARLLQDSVESAWGQQGSPSQVTTTIDVAEDLPRVPLDRRLIRQALVNVLVNAIQSMSSQGGVIRVSARRESHDGRPYLRTDVVDQGCGIPNELLHRVFEPFFTTKAQGTGLGLAVVKRIIEEHHGEVFLASTLGRGTVFSIRLPLSQPTSPP, encoded by the coding sequence ATGACGAAGAATCGCTATAGCGAGGCGGCCCTGCGGCGCCTGATCGAGAGCCTCACCAACCCCATCGCCGTGGTGCAGGAGGGGCGCATCCGCCTGGCCAACGAGGCCTACGTGGAGATGCTGGGCGTGGGCCGCGAGGAGGTGGAGGGCCGCTCCTTCTTCGACTTCCTCTACCCGGAGGATCGCGCGAGGCTCCTGGCGCGCTACCAGCAGCGCGAGCAGGGGATGCTGAAGGAGAACGCGCCGCGGCGCTACATGTTGCCGCCGCGTCCCGGCGTGGGGCCGCGCGAGCTGGCGGTGCATGTGCAGGAGGTGGAGCTGGAGGACAGCGGCTGGGCCATGCTCTGCAACCACCTCATCCTGGGGGAGCGGCCCGGGGAATTGCAGGTCGCCGAGCGTCTGGTGGAGACCTCCGCCGAGCTCGTGGCGGCGCGTTCGGAGGACGCGGTGCGGCGGCTCGTGGTGGAGGGCCTGGCTCGCGCGAACCTCACCGCGCATTTCCTGGCCCATGAGGGCGAGCGGTTCTCGGAACCCGGGGGGGTTCTCTCCGAGGAGGACGGCGCGCTGGGGCGGCGGGCGCTCGCCGAGGGGTGGCCCCTCTTTGGCCCCGACCAGAAGCCGTTCACGTCCGTCTACCTGCCGATCGGCACGCCGCCGGCGGAGGTGTTGAGGGCGTCCGGCGGGGAGTTGACGCCCGCGTACGGCCCGGTGCTGGCGCTCTTCGCCAAGGTGGTGGGCGCGGCGCTCGCGGACGCGCGGATGCTGGCGGATGTGGAGCGCGGCCGGTGGGAGATGTCGGTCGTGGCGGAGACGGCGCGGTTCATCGCCCTGCCCGAGCCTCCCTCGCTCGATGAATTCCTCTCCCGGCTGGCCTCGCTGCTGGGCGCCGAGGCCGCGGTGTTGCATGTGCCCGTGTCATCCGAGCGGGACGAATGGCGCCTCGTGGCCCGGGTGGGCCTGGACGCGGCCCTGGAAAAGGCCTTCGCGGTGCTGGAGGGGCCGCTGCCGTCCGAGGCCCCGCCCCGGAGCGTGGAGCCGTTGGGCGAGGAGGAGGCGCGCGTCTGGCGTGAGGCCTCCGGGGCTCGCCTGGGCCAGGGGGCGTCGGTGCACCTGTCCCAGGGGGGGTTGCGCCAGGGGCTGCTGCGGGTGCTGCGGGGACCGGAGCGGCCCCTGGGCCCGGATGACCTGCGGTTGTTGGGCACGCTGGCCGAGTTGTTGATGATGTTGATGGACCAGCACCGCCTGCGCGTCGAGTCCGCGCGGCAGCTCTCCGATTCGCGCCTGTTGCTGGACATGGCGCGTACCACGGCGGCCACCCTGGAGGTGGCGAGCATCCTGGACGTGGCCTCGGACTTCCTCGTGCGGCTGCTGGACGTGTCCGACTGCTTCATCTTCCTGTACGACGAGCAGACCAACGTCCTGCGGGGCGCGACCGCCTCCACCACCCAGCGCAATGCCTTCCGGGGCGCCTCGGTGTCGGTGGCCGATTCGCCCACGCTCGCCGCGCGCGTGGCCCGGGAGCGCCAGTTCATCGTGCTCTCGGATGTGTCCAAGCACGAGGACGTGGCGCGCAGTGAGCTCGCCCTGCGCTTCCGTCCCAAGTCCATGCTCGGCCTGCCGCTCACCTCGCGCGAGGAACTCATCGGCGTGGTGGTGGTGGCCGACGCCCGCCGGCAGCGGGTCTTCCCGCCTTCGCTGCTGGAGCTGGCCGAGGCCACCTGCGGGCAGATCGCCCTGGCCATCGCCAACGCGCGTCTCTACGAGTCGTTGTGGGCTTCCTACGCGGAGCTGGCCGCGGCGCGCGCGGAGATGGTCAAGCGCGAGCGCCTGGCCGCGCTCGGAGAGCTGTCCGCCATCGTGGCCCACGAGGTGCGCAACCCCCTGGGCGTCATCTTCAACGCCGTGGCCTCGTTGCGCCGCCTGCTCAATCCCAACGGCGACGCGGCCATGCTGTTGGACATCCTCGCGGAGGAGAGTGATCGGCTCAACCGCATGGTGAGTGACTTGCTGGACTACACCCGTCCGCGCGAGCCCATCCGCCAGCCCGAGGACGTGGCGCGCCTGCTCCAGGACTCCGTGGAGTCGGCGTGGGGACAGCAGGGCAGCCCCAGCCAGGTCACCACCACCATCGACGTGGCCGAGGACCTGCCCCGGGTGCCGTTGGATCGGCGCCTCATCCGCCAGGCGCTCGTCAACGTGCTCGTCAACGCCATCCAGTCCATGTCCTCGCAGGGCGGCGTCATCCGCGTGTCCGCCCGCCGCGAATCGCACGACGGCCGCCCCTACCTGCGCACGGACGTGGTGGACCAGGGGTGCGGCATTCCCAACGAACTCCTCCACCGCGTCTTCGAGCCGTTCTTCACCACCAAGGCCCAGGGCACGGGCCTGGGCCTCGCGGTCGTCAAACGCATCATCGAGGAGCACCACGGTGAGGTCTTCCTGGCGAGCACGCTGGGCCGTGGCACCGTCTTCTCCATCCGTCTTCCCCTTTCCCAGCCGACGAGTCCTCCGTGA
- a CDS encoding sigma-54-dependent transcriptional regulator, whose product MNDASLPRGRILVVDDQRNMRATTALLLRSEGYHVLEAATGEEALQTLANARVDLMLTDLKMEPMDGLTLLKKALEVSPRLQVIMMTAFGSIESAVEAMRQGAFDYVTKPFKEGELRYRVERAQERARLQATVDMLAGEFNERHGLSALVGRSPAMNELSSRLMRVAQSDATVLVQGESGTGKELVARAVHAHSRRKSMPFVPVNCAAISETLLESELFGHAKGAFTGAVRARRGLVEEADGGTLFIDEVTETTPAFQSKLLRTLQDGEVRRVGESVAVKVDVRIVAATNRDIELEVREKRFRQDLYYRLNVVTLRVPPLRERLEDVPALAEHFLKRANARSPNPKRLSTSAVEHLMGHSFPGNVRELENLVEQAAALSEGEELLPEDFPLRPNTRMLGGGPEAPPAPLTTDVSARLPTLAESVEEAERRAIAQALERYQTDLGRVAEELAVSSTTLWRKMKRLNLRPAGGEHRD is encoded by the coding sequence GTGAACGACGCCTCTCTTCCTCGCGGCCGCATCCTGGTCGTCGATGACCAGCGCAACATGCGCGCCACCACCGCGCTCCTCCTGCGCTCGGAGGGCTACCACGTGCTCGAGGCCGCCACGGGCGAGGAAGCCCTGCAGACGCTGGCCAACGCGCGCGTGGATCTGATGCTGACCGACTTGAAGATGGAGCCCATGGACGGGCTCACCCTCCTCAAGAAGGCGCTGGAGGTGAGCCCTCGCTTGCAGGTCATCATGATGACGGCCTTTGGCTCCATCGAGAGCGCGGTGGAGGCCATGCGCCAGGGAGCGTTCGACTACGTCACCAAGCCCTTCAAGGAAGGGGAGCTGCGCTACCGGGTGGAGCGCGCGCAGGAGCGGGCGCGGCTGCAAGCCACGGTGGACATGCTGGCCGGGGAGTTCAACGAGCGTCACGGTTTGAGCGCGCTGGTGGGCCGCAGCCCGGCGATGAACGAGTTGTCGTCGCGGCTCATGCGCGTGGCCCAGAGCGACGCCACGGTGCTGGTGCAGGGCGAGAGCGGCACGGGCAAGGAGCTCGTCGCGCGCGCGGTGCATGCGCACAGCCGGCGCAAGAGCATGCCTTTCGTGCCGGTCAACTGCGCCGCCATCTCCGAGACGCTGCTGGAGAGCGAGCTCTTCGGCCACGCCAAGGGCGCCTTCACGGGCGCGGTGCGGGCGCGCCGGGGCCTCGTGGAGGAAGCGGACGGAGGCACGCTCTTCATCGACGAGGTGACGGAAACGACCCCCGCCTTCCAGTCCAAGCTGCTGCGCACGTTGCAGGACGGCGAGGTGCGGCGCGTGGGCGAGTCCGTCGCCGTGAAGGTGGACGTGCGCATCGTCGCCGCCACCAACCGCGACATCGAGCTGGAGGTCCGCGAGAAGCGCTTCCGGCAGGATCTCTATTACCGGCTCAACGTGGTGACGCTGCGGGTGCCGCCCTTGCGCGAGCGCCTGGAGGACGTGCCCGCCCTGGCCGAGCACTTCCTCAAGCGCGCGAACGCGCGCAGTCCCAACCCGAAGCGGCTGTCCACCTCGGCGGTGGAGCACCTGATGGGGCACAGCTTCCCGGGCAACGTGCGCGAGCTGGAGAACCTGGTGGAGCAGGCGGCGGCGCTGTCCGAGGGAGAAGAGCTGCTGCCCGAGGATTTCCCCCTGCGTCCCAATACGCGGATGCTCGGAGGGGGACCCGAGGCCCCGCCCGCGCCGCTCACCACGGATGTCAGTGCCCGGCTGCCCACGCTCGCCGAGTCCGTGGAGGAGGCCGAGCGGCGGGCGATCGCCCAGGCCTTGGAGCGCTATCAGACGGACCTGGGCCGGGTCGCCGAGGAACTGGCGGTCTCGTCCACGACCTTGTGGCGCAAGATGAAGCGCCTGAATCTGCGCCCCGCGGGGGGAGAACACCGCGATTGA